In Myxocyprinus asiaticus isolate MX2 ecotype Aquarium Trade chromosome 16, UBuf_Myxa_2, whole genome shotgun sequence, a single window of DNA contains:
- the LOC127453668 gene encoding nuclear receptor subfamily 0 group B member 2-like, with protein sequence MDYECDCSDHSSRQSKAILFNILSRGEPAQNEPNYNRVPHTCNCDKRRKVCLKTPNETCQEASGVLIKTMHFMRSLPAFQQLPPKDQLSLLQNCWAPLFILGLAQDRVHIEIEDTPAPSMLKRILLNVQDMSNSEREQPTLAGVQTLKSCLKKFWSLDLSPKEYAYLKGTIIFNPDVPGLKAALFVEGLQYEAQHALKEVLVPLPPEDKGRFACILLTASTLKTITPSLITELFFRPVIGQADLLDLLVDMLFTR encoded by the exons ATGGATTATGAATGTGATTGTTCAGACCACAGTTCCAGACAGTCAAAAGCCATCCTCTTCAACATTCTCAGCCGAGGCGAGCCTGCTCAAAACGAGCCGAACTACAACCGGGTTCCTCACACGTGCAACTGCGATAAACGCAGGAAAGTTTGTCTGAAGACCCCCAACGAGACGTGTCAGGAGGCTTCGGGTGTTCTCATCAAGACAATGCACTTCATGAGGAGTTTGCCGGCGTTCCAGCAACTCCCGCCCAAAGACCAGCTGTCCCTGCTGCAGAACTGCTGGGCGCCACTTTTCATTCTGGGTCTGGCCCAGGACAGAGTCCACATTGAGATCGAAGACACTCCGGCGCCCAGCATGCTGAAAAGAATTCTTCTCAATGTCCAAGACATGTCAAACTCAGAGCGAGAGCAACCCACGCTCGCTGGAGTCCAAACCCTGAAATCGTGCCTCAAGAAGTTCTGGAGTTTGGATTTAAGCCCCAAGGAGTACGCTTATCTGAAAGGCACCATCATATTCAATCCTG ATGTGCCAGGCCTGAAGGCAGCTTTGTTCGTTGAAGGTCTGCAATATGAAGCTCAACATGCCCTGAAGGAGGTTCTGGTTCCGCTTCCTCCAGAGGACAAAGGGCGATTTGCATGTATCCTTCTCACCGCGTCCACTTTAAAGACCATCACTCCTAGCCTCATCACAGAACTGTTCTTTCGGCCGGTCATTGGTCAAGCGGATCTTCTGGACTTGTTGGTTGACATGCTTTTCACCAGGTAG
- the LOC127453642 gene encoding polyadenylate-binding protein 1A isoform X1 yields MNPSAPSYPMASLYVGDLHQDVTEAMLYEKFSPAGPILSIRVCRDMMTRRSLGYAYVNFQQPADAERALDTMNFDVIKGRPVRIMWSQRDPSLRKSGVGNIFIKNLDKSIDNKALYDTFSAFGNILSCKVVCDENGSKGYGFVHFETHEAAERAIEKMNGMLLNDRKVFVGRFKSRKEREAEMGARAKEFTNVYIKNFGDDMDDEKLKEIFGKFGPALSIRVMTDDGGKSRGFGFVSFERHEDAQRAVDEMNGKELNGKQVYVGRAQKKGERQTELKRKFEQMKQDRMTRYQGVNLYVKNLDDGLDDERLRKEFSPFGTITSAKVMMEGGRSKGFGFVCFSSPEEATKAVTEMNGRIVATKPLYVALAQRKEERQAHLTSQYMQRMASVRAVPNPVLNPYQPTPPSGYFMAAIPQPQNRAAYYPASQLAQLRPSPRWTSPGVRPQHFQNMPNAIRTSAPRPQTFGAVRPPSNQIPRMITSQRMNSQAMGPRPPAGGAATGTAPVRVPQYKYAPGVRNPQQHMPTQQQVPMQQPAVHVQGQEPLTASMLAAALPQEQKQMLGERLFPLIQNMHPSLAGKITGMLLEIDNSELLHMLESPESLRSKVDEAVAVLQAHQAKEAAQKSVPSPAVPAV; encoded by the exons ATGAATCCCAGCGCTCCCAGTTACCCGATGGCCTCTCTATACGTGGGTGATCTCCACCAGGATGTGACCGAGGCCATGCTGTACGAGAAGTTCAGCCCAGCCGGGCCCATCCTGTCCATTCGGGTGTGCAGGGACATGATGACCCGCCGCTCTCTCGGTTATGCCTACGTGAACTTCCAGCAACCCGCTGACG CCGAGCGCGCTTTGGACACCATGAACTTCGACGTGATCAAGGGCAGACCCGTCCGGATCATGTGGTCCCAGCGAGACCCCTCACTGCGCAAGAGTGGTGTTGGGAACATCTTTATTAAGAACCTGGACAAGTCCATTGACAACAAGGCCCTTTACGATACATTCTCCGCCTTTGGAAACATCCTCTCCTGCAAG GTGGTTTGTGATGAGAATGGATCTAAAGGATACGGCtttgtgcactttgaaacccacgAGGCTGCAGAGAGAGCCATTGAGAAAATGAACGGCATGTTGCTCAATGATCGCAAAGT gtTTGTCGGTCGCTTCAAGTCTCGCAAGGAGCGCGAGGCGGAGATGGGCGCCCGTGCCAAAGAGTTCACCAATGTTTACATCAAGAACTTCGGAGACGACATGGACGATGAGAAGTTGAAGGAGATATTCGGCAAGTTTG GTCCAGCGTTGAGTATTCGCGTCATGACCGATGACGGCGGCAAATCGAGAGGCTTTGGTTTTGTCAGCTTTGAGCGGCATGAGGACGCCCagaga GCCGTGGATGAGATGAACGGGAAAGAGCTGAACGGGAAGCAGGTGTACGTGGGCCGCGCTCAGAAGAAAGGAGAACGACAGACAGAGCTCAAGCGCAAATTTGAGCAGATGAAGCAGGACCGCATGACCCGCTACCAG GGAGTGAATCTCTACGTAAAAAATCTGGACGACGGCTTAGACGACGAACGTCTGCGTAAAGAATTCTCTCCATTTGGCACCATCACAAGCGCTAAG GTGATGATGGAGGGCGGCCGCAGTAAAGGTTTTGGATTCGTTTGCTTCTCTTCTCCTGAAGAGGCCACTAAAGCAGTGACTGAAATGAACGGACGTATCGTTGCCACAAAGCCGCTGTACGTGGCCCTGGCGCAGAGGAAGGAAGAGCGTCAGGCCCATCTCACCAGCCAGTACATGCAGAGGATGGCAAGCGTCAGAGCTGTGCCAAACCCTGTCCTCAACCCATACCAGCCCACGCCACCATCTGGGTACTTCATGGCTGCCATTCCACAG CCTCAGAATCGTGCCGCATACTACCCCGCCAGTCAGCTCGCACAGCTCCGCCCTAGCCCTCGCTGGACTTCGCCGGGAGTACGCCCTCAGC ATTTCCAGAACATGCCCAACGCGATCAGGACTTCAGCGCCCCGTCCACAGACTTTCGGTGCGGTGCGGCCCCCATCCAACCAGATCCCCCGCATGATCACCTCGCAGCGCATGA ACTCTCAGGCTATGGGTCCTCGACCACCAGCTGGGGGCGCAGCGACGGGTACAGCTCCAGTGAGAGTGCCGCAGTACAAGTATGCACCTGGAGTTCGCAACCCACAGCAGCACATGCCCACTCAACAGCAAGTGCCCATGCAGCAG CCTGCGGTCCATGTTCAGGGTCAGGAGCCTCTGACTGCGTCCATGCTGGCTGCCGCCCTGCCACAGGAACAGAAGCAGATGCTGG GTGAGCGCCTGTTCCCGCTCATTCAGAACATGCATCCCAGtctggctggaaaaatcactggAATGTTGTTGGAGATTGACAACTCTGAACTGCTGCATATGCTGGAGTCACCAGAGTCACTGCGGTCAAAG GTGGATGAAGCCGTTGCTGTGCTACAGGCTCATCAGGCCAAAGAAGCTGCCCAGAAATCAGTCCCTAGTCCTGCTGTACCGGCCGTTTAA
- the LOC127453642 gene encoding polyadenylate-binding protein 1A isoform X2, producing MNPSAPSYPMASLYVGDLHQDVTEAMLYEKFSPAGPILSIRVCRDMMTRRSLGYAYVNFQQPADAERALDTMNFDVIKGRPVRIMWSQRDPSLRKSGVGNIFIKNLDKSIDNKALYDTFSAFGNILSCKVVCDENGSKGYGFVHFETHEAAERAIEKMNGMLLNDRKVFVGRFKSRKEREAEMGARAKEFTNVYIKNFGDDMDDEKLKEIFGPALSIRVMTDDGGKSRGFGFVSFERHEDAQRAVDEMNGKELNGKQVYVGRAQKKGERQTELKRKFEQMKQDRMTRYQGVNLYVKNLDDGLDDERLRKEFSPFGTITSAKVMMEGGRSKGFGFVCFSSPEEATKAVTEMNGRIVATKPLYVALAQRKEERQAHLTSQYMQRMASVRAVPNPVLNPYQPTPPSGYFMAAIPQPQNRAAYYPASQLAQLRPSPRWTSPGVRPQHFQNMPNAIRTSAPRPQTFGAVRPPSNQIPRMITSQRMNSQAMGPRPPAGGAATGTAPVRVPQYKYAPGVRNPQQHMPTQQQVPMQQPAVHVQGQEPLTASMLAAALPQEQKQMLGERLFPLIQNMHPSLAGKITGMLLEIDNSELLHMLESPESLRSKVDEAVAVLQAHQAKEAAQKSVPSPAVPAV from the exons ATGAATCCCAGCGCTCCCAGTTACCCGATGGCCTCTCTATACGTGGGTGATCTCCACCAGGATGTGACCGAGGCCATGCTGTACGAGAAGTTCAGCCCAGCCGGGCCCATCCTGTCCATTCGGGTGTGCAGGGACATGATGACCCGCCGCTCTCTCGGTTATGCCTACGTGAACTTCCAGCAACCCGCTGACG CCGAGCGCGCTTTGGACACCATGAACTTCGACGTGATCAAGGGCAGACCCGTCCGGATCATGTGGTCCCAGCGAGACCCCTCACTGCGCAAGAGTGGTGTTGGGAACATCTTTATTAAGAACCTGGACAAGTCCATTGACAACAAGGCCCTTTACGATACATTCTCCGCCTTTGGAAACATCCTCTCCTGCAAG GTGGTTTGTGATGAGAATGGATCTAAAGGATACGGCtttgtgcactttgaaacccacgAGGCTGCAGAGAGAGCCATTGAGAAAATGAACGGCATGTTGCTCAATGATCGCAAAGT gtTTGTCGGTCGCTTCAAGTCTCGCAAGGAGCGCGAGGCGGAGATGGGCGCCCGTGCCAAAGAGTTCACCAATGTTTACATCAAGAACTTCGGAGACGACATGGACGATGAGAAGTTGAAGGAGATATTCG GTCCAGCGTTGAGTATTCGCGTCATGACCGATGACGGCGGCAAATCGAGAGGCTTTGGTTTTGTCAGCTTTGAGCGGCATGAGGACGCCCagaga GCCGTGGATGAGATGAACGGGAAAGAGCTGAACGGGAAGCAGGTGTACGTGGGCCGCGCTCAGAAGAAAGGAGAACGACAGACAGAGCTCAAGCGCAAATTTGAGCAGATGAAGCAGGACCGCATGACCCGCTACCAG GGAGTGAATCTCTACGTAAAAAATCTGGACGACGGCTTAGACGACGAACGTCTGCGTAAAGAATTCTCTCCATTTGGCACCATCACAAGCGCTAAG GTGATGATGGAGGGCGGCCGCAGTAAAGGTTTTGGATTCGTTTGCTTCTCTTCTCCTGAAGAGGCCACTAAAGCAGTGACTGAAATGAACGGACGTATCGTTGCCACAAAGCCGCTGTACGTGGCCCTGGCGCAGAGGAAGGAAGAGCGTCAGGCCCATCTCACCAGCCAGTACATGCAGAGGATGGCAAGCGTCAGAGCTGTGCCAAACCCTGTCCTCAACCCATACCAGCCCACGCCACCATCTGGGTACTTCATGGCTGCCATTCCACAG CCTCAGAATCGTGCCGCATACTACCCCGCCAGTCAGCTCGCACAGCTCCGCCCTAGCCCTCGCTGGACTTCGCCGGGAGTACGCCCTCAGC ATTTCCAGAACATGCCCAACGCGATCAGGACTTCAGCGCCCCGTCCACAGACTTTCGGTGCGGTGCGGCCCCCATCCAACCAGATCCCCCGCATGATCACCTCGCAGCGCATGA ACTCTCAGGCTATGGGTCCTCGACCACCAGCTGGGGGCGCAGCGACGGGTACAGCTCCAGTGAGAGTGCCGCAGTACAAGTATGCACCTGGAGTTCGCAACCCACAGCAGCACATGCCCACTCAACAGCAAGTGCCCATGCAGCAG CCTGCGGTCCATGTTCAGGGTCAGGAGCCTCTGACTGCGTCCATGCTGGCTGCCGCCCTGCCACAGGAACAGAAGCAGATGCTGG GTGAGCGCCTGTTCCCGCTCATTCAGAACATGCATCCCAGtctggctggaaaaatcactggAATGTTGTTGGAGATTGACAACTCTGAACTGCTGCATATGCTGGAGTCACCAGAGTCACTGCGGTCAAAG GTGGATGAAGCCGTTGCTGTGCTACAGGCTCATCAGGCCAAAGAAGCTGCCCAGAAATCAGTCCCTAGTCCTGCTGTACCGGCCGTTTAA